The window GAAAGCTTTGAAAATGTGGTTATAAGTGAGCAAATTTTAGAAAAAAGTAATGTTAAGTTTTTAGGAAAGATTGATATAATCAAAGCCATTGGCGAGAGTATGGAGCCATATATAATGGATGGGGATAGTTGTTTTATAGCAGTGGGAGCCGAGTTTAAAGATGGTGAAATTTATGCCATAAACACACCTGATGGACTTATGATAAAAGAGTGCTACAAGCAAGGTGATGAGTTTATGCTAATATCTTATAATCCTATCTACTTGCCAGTAAGATACAGCATCTATGAGTGTAAGATAGTAGGAATGTTTGTAGGAATTATAAGAGGCAGGGGAAAGTTTAAGATAAATTTAAAAGAAGTTTAGAGCGTTTTTAATACTTAAATATTTAGTTTTTCGCATTAAAATGAGAAAAATGTAGCTCTTAATTTTC of the Campylobacter ureolyticus ACS-301-V-Sch3b genome contains:
- a CDS encoding helix-turn-helix transcriptional regulator, which codes for MTMDQINERLKDILSNKFKDKLIKDKDVADALGIDPNNYAQLKFRNSVPYKEIMDFLFKEGISINLFFYGKDASNSDNLKTLRMFDVGASLGGGANNDDESFENVVISEQILEKSNVKFLGKIDIIKAIGESMEPYIMDGDSCFIAVGAEFKDGEIYAINTPDGLMIKECYKQGDEFMLISYNPIYLPVRYSIYECKIVGMFVGIIRGRGKFKINLKEV